The genomic segment TCGGCCGTCTCCACCTGCCGGCCGAGTTCCCGCGGGGTGAGTCCGTCGCCCAACGGGACGAGCGTCGCGCCGAGGCGCATCGCCGCGTGAATCAGCGTGACGTACTCGACGCGGGGTTCGAGGACGACGCCGAGGTGGTCTCCCGGCGCGACGCCGAGTGCGACGAGTCGGCCCGCCGTCTCCTCGACCATCCCGTCCAACTCGGTGAACGTCCAGGACTCGCCCGTGCCGGCGTGGACGAGTGCCGTCGCGTCGGGCGAAGTCCGCACCCGGTGAGAGAGCCAATCGCGCATCGTTCGCCACTCGGCGGCGAGGGTAAACTACCTTTCGCGATTCGCGCCGGGCGTCGCCCGTTGGTCGCTCAGTGCGAGACGAACTCCACGAGGACGCCGCCCGTCGACTTGGGGTGTAAGAACGCCACCTCGTGCCCCCACGCGCCGGGTCGCGGTTCGTCGTCGATGAGTTCGACGCCCGCGCCGCGCGCCGTCTCCAACGCTCCTTCGATGTCGTCGGTCTGCAGGGCGACGTGGTGGATGCCCGGCCCGTGATTCTCCAGATACCGGGATATCGCGCCGCCCTCGTGCGGTTCGAGCAGTTCGAAGTAGCCCGGCTCCAGTTCGAGGAACAGCACGGTCATGCCGTCGAACTCCTCCTCGTGGGCGACCGGCGCGTCGAACAGTTCGGCGAACAGGGCGGCGAGTCCGCTGGCGTCGGCGGTGGCGACGCCGAGGTGGTGGAACTCCATCGTGCGCGAGATGGTCGGGGGAACGAATAAATCCGCAGGCCGCGCACCGCTCGGTATGCTCTCCACCACCACCGAATCGGTCCCCGGCCGCGAGACGGTCGAAGTGCTCGGCGTCGTCCGCGGGAACACGGTCCGCGCGCGGAACGTCGGCCGCGACGTCACGCAGAGCCTCCGCAACCTCGTCGGCGGCGAGTTGAACTCCTACACGGGGCTCATGACCGAGGCGCGAGACGAAGCCGCCGACCGGATGGAGGCCGAGGCCGAATCGCTGGGTGCCGACGCCGTCGTCAACGTCCGCTTCACCACCTCGAACGTCGCCCAGAGCGCGGCGGAGATTCTGGCCTACGGGACCGCCGTCCGACTCGCGGACGAGGCGGCCGGAAGCGCCGCCGACACGGCCGAACGTGACGACGACACGGCCGGTCCTGACCCCGACGCGGTCGACTGAGATGTCCGCACCGCCGGTCGAGACGGCTCGGCGTGCGGCGACGAGTCGCGCCACGCTCGGCGTCTTCGCACTCCTCCTCGCGGCGTGGGCCGGGTTCGCCGCCGGCGTCGCCCCCGGCGAACTGTTCTTCCCGCTGTTCCCGGCGTTCGCCGCGGCGTTCTTCCTCGACACCGTGGCGTACAACCAGCTCGGACTCCGCGCCCCGCGGTTGTTCTACCCGCTGGCGTTCGCCTGTCTCTACGCGGAGGCGGTGTGCGTGGGGTGGGTCGTCCGCCGGGTCCGGACTCGCGGCGAGTCGACCGGCGACCGACCCGAGGACGCGTGAGCCGACTCAGCCCCCGACACCGCCGCCGACGGCGACTCGCCGCACGCCGTACTCGACGCCCGCGAGGGCGAGAGCGACCCCGACGACGAGCGGTCCGAACAGGAGCCAGTAGAGACCGATGGGGTCCGTCTCGCCGCGGACGTGCAGGAACACCCAGACGACGAACTCCGTCGCGCCGAACAGGACGAACAGGGGGGAGAGATAGCCCGCTCGCCCGTACAGGTACAGACAGAGCGCGGTGTGCGCGAACAGCACCGCACCCGAGGCGAGGACGATGGCGGCGAACGTCGGCAGCGACGGAATCGACAACTGCGCGAACTCATCGGTGGCGACGCGCACGAAGAACCACAGGAGGAGGGCGAGCGTCGCGAAGACGGCGCCACCCACGGCGGCGAACGTCCGCGGCGACGCGTCGTCGCGGTACCGGACGGCGAGGAGGACGGCGACGACGCCCGCGAGGGCGCCGACGGCGTGCGTGAGGAGTGACGAACCGAGGACGGGGTCGGGCGTTCCGGGCATCGTTCGCACTCGTCACTCGACTGAAAAATAACGTTCGGGGGCCGTCGGGTCGGACTACTCGCCGGAGGAGCGAGCGACGGTGACTTCCACGTCCGCGCCGGGGACGCGCACGGACGCCTCTCGGGCGGCCGCGCGGTCGACTGCGCGGCCGACTGCCGTCGTCACCACGCCGACGGCGGCGGCGAGAGCGACGGCGGCGACGGCCGCGGCGGGGTAGGAGACGACGACAACGGCGGCGACGACGCCGGCGGCGACGCCGAACTGGACGACCAGCGAGGGGTCGTCGTGGACGCTGCGGTGCGCCTCGACGTGGGGGGACGCGGGCGGGGCGGACGGACTGTGATGGTCGGGTGCGTCGGACTGGTGGCGTGACATGGCTGTGTCGGAGGTGGTCGTTCGAGAACTGGACGACGGCGGCGCGGCCGGAGCGGTCGCTGTGGCGACGTGGTCGCGCCGGGGGAGGGGACGGCCGGCGAACCGCAGGTAGGGCCGGCCGCCTCTTGTCTGGTCGGTGAGACGACGGGCGGCCGGCCCGGACGCGGGACGCGCGGTCAGGTGCGGAGGAACATCGGTGCACGCACCAACAGAGTGTCGAATAATCAACGTTTCTGAGGCGTGTGAACGAGTCTCGTTCGGCGGCCCGACGCGTCGTCGCCCCGGCGTTCGGCGGCCGGCCGGACGACTCCGACGGCCGCCCGTCCGCGGACCCCGACCGCGACCCCCGACCGCTCAGGCCGACGGGCGGTACTCGCCGAACTCGTCGCGGAGCGCGTTCGAAATCTCCCCGACGGTGGCGTAGGCCTTCACGGCGTCGACGATGGGCGGGACGAGGTTCGCGTCGCCCGCGGCGGCGTCTCGCAGGGCGGCGAGTGCCGCCTCGACCTCCTCGTCGTCGCGTTCGTCCTTCACCTCCTGCAGTCGCTCTTTCTGGCGTTCCTCGTCCTCCTCGTCGACGTCTTCGAGGTCCGTCTCGGGTTCCTCGTCGTCAACCTGATACTCGTTGACGCCGACGATGATTCGCTCGCCCTCCTCTATCTCGCGCTGCCGTTCGTAGGCGACGTCCTGAATCTGCCGCTGGACCCACTGGGACTTGACCGCTTCGAGCATCCCGCCGCGGCGGTCCACCTCGTCCAGAATCTCGAACGCCTCCGCCTCCAACTCGTCGGTCAGCGACTCCACGTAGTAACTGCCGGCGAGGGGGTCGATGGTGTCGGCGGCCCCGGACTCGTGGGCGAGAATCTGCTGGGTGCGCAGGGCGGTGCGGACGGACTTCTCGGTGGGCAGCGACAGCGCCTCGTCCTTCCCGTTCGTATGGAGGCTCTGCGTCCCGCCGAGGACGGCGGCCAGCGCCTGATAACCGACGCGGACGACGTTGTTCTCCACCTGCTGGGCCGTCAGCGTCGAACCGCCGGTCTGCGTGTGGAACTTCAACTGCTTGGACTTCGGGTTCTCCGCGCCGAAGCGGTCCTCCATTATCTTCGCCCACATCCGGCGGGCGGCGCGGAACTTCGCCACCTCTTCGAGGACGTTGTTGTGCGCGTTGAAGAAGAACGACAGTTGCGGCGCGAACTCGTCCACGTCGAGGCCGGCGTCGAGGGCCGCCTGCACGTACTCGATGCCGTCGCCGAGCGTGAAGGCTATCTCCTGGGCCGCGGTCGAACCGGCCTCCCGGATGTGGTAGCCCGAGATGGAGATAGTGTTGAAGTTCGGCGTCTCCGCGGCGCAGAACTCGAAGATGTCCGTGATGAGGCGCATCGACGCCTCGGGCGGGTAGATGTAGAGGTTGCGAGCGATGTACTCCTTCAGGATGTCGTTCTGGATGGTGCCGCGGAGTTCCTCGCGCGGGACGCCCTGCCGGTCGCCGATGGCGATGTACATCGCGAGGAGGACGGCCGCGGGCGCGTTGATGGTCATCGAGGTGGACACCTCGTCCAGCGGGATGCCGTCGAAGACGACTTCCATGTCGCGCAGGCTGTCGATGGCGACGCCCGCCTTCCCGACTTCGCCGGCGGCCATCGCGGCGTCCGAGTCGTACCCCTTCTGCGTGGGCAGGTCGAACGCCATCGACAGCCCCGAGGAGCCCTCGTCGATGAGGTACTCGAACCGCTCGTTCGTCTCCGTGGCGGTGCCCATGCCCGCGTACTGCCGCATCGTCCACAGGCGGCCGCGGTGCATCGTCGGGTAGACGCCGCGCGTGTACGGTTCCTCGCCGGGGAACCCGGCGTCCGCGCGGTAGTCGTGGTCGTCGATGTCGGCGGGCGTGTAGAGTCGCTGCACCTCCTGGCCCTCCGTGTCGGTCGTGAACTCCTCCTCGCGCTCCCCGAATCGCTCCAGCGTCGGCGAGAGCGTCTCCTCCTCCCACTCCGCCTTCGCCTCGCGGATACGGTCCAGCTCGTCGGGGTCGAACATGGTCGAAGATGACGGAGGGCGGCGACTTAACAGCGTGGATTGAGGGGACGGGGCCGCCGCGGGGGTACGCTGACGTGCCCGCGTCCCGAACGACCCCCATGGACACGGACGACCTGCGCCGGTATCTGTCCGGACTGGCGCCCGACCACGACGACGTACAGGCGGAGATGGCCGACTACGCCGACCGCGAGGGGTTCCCCATCGTCGGTCCGGCGGCGGGCGGGACCCTCCGCGTCCTCGCCCGCCTCGTCGACGCCGAGTCCGTCTTCGAGTTCGGGTCCGGCTTCGGCTACTCCGCGTCGTGGTGGGCGCGGGGGATGCGCGCCGGGCGCGTCGTCCTGACGGAGATAGACCCCGAGGAACTGGACATGGGCCGCGAGTGGCTCCCCGCGGGCGACTACGCCCCGTCGTTCGACTACCGCGAGGGCGACGCGCTCTCCGTCGTCGAGGAGTACGACGGCCCGTTCGACTGCGTCCTCGTGGACCACCAGAAGGAGCGCTACGCGGACGGCTTCCACGCGGTCCGCGAGAAGGTCGCCCCCGGCGGCGTCGTCGTCGCCGACAACGTCGTCCGCGGGCCGGCGGACTTCGACACCCTCGTCGCCTACGCCGAGGGCGAACCTGTGCCGGACGACGCCTCGGCGCAGACGCGCGGCATCGCCGCGTACCTCGACGCCGTGCGCGC from the Halogeometricum rufum genome contains:
- the mce gene encoding methylmalonyl-CoA epimerase, with protein sequence MEFHHLGVATADASGLAALFAELFDAPVAHEEEFDGMTVLFLELEPGYFELLEPHEGGAISRYLENHGPGIHHVALQTDDIEGALETARGAGVELIDDEPRPGAWGHEVAFLHPKSTGGVLVEFVSH
- a CDS encoding YbjQ family protein — its product is MLSTTTESVPGRETVEVLGVVRGNTVRARNVGRDVTQSLRNLVGGELNSYTGLMTEARDEAADRMEAEAESLGADAVVNVRFTTSNVAQSAAEILAYGTAVRLADEAAGSAADTAERDDDTAGPDPDAVD
- a CDS encoding acyl-CoA mutase large subunit family protein; this encodes MFDPDELDRIREAKAEWEEETLSPTLERFGEREEEFTTDTEGQEVQRLYTPADIDDHDYRADAGFPGEEPYTRGVYPTMHRGRLWTMRQYAGMGTATETNERFEYLIDEGSSGLSMAFDLPTQKGYDSDAAMAAGEVGKAGVAIDSLRDMEVVFDGIPLDEVSTSMTINAPAAVLLAMYIAIGDRQGVPREELRGTIQNDILKEYIARNLYIYPPEASMRLITDIFEFCAAETPNFNTISISGYHIREAGSTAAQEIAFTLGDGIEYVQAALDAGLDVDEFAPQLSFFFNAHNNVLEEVAKFRAARRMWAKIMEDRFGAENPKSKQLKFHTQTGGSTLTAQQVENNVVRVGYQALAAVLGGTQSLHTNGKDEALSLPTEKSVRTALRTQQILAHESGAADTIDPLAGSYYVESLTDELEAEAFEILDEVDRRGGMLEAVKSQWVQRQIQDVAYERQREIEEGERIIVGVNEYQVDDEEPETDLEDVDEEDEERQKERLQEVKDERDDEEVEAALAALRDAAAGDANLVPPIVDAVKAYATVGEISNALRDEFGEYRPSA
- a CDS encoding O-methyltransferase, yielding MDTDDLRRYLSGLAPDHDDVQAEMADYADREGFPIVGPAAGGTLRVLARLVDAESVFEFGSGFGYSASWWARGMRAGRVVLTEIDPEELDMGREWLPAGDYAPSFDYREGDALSVVEEYDGPFDCVLVDHQKERYADGFHAVREKVAPGGVVVADNVVRGPADFDTLVAYAEGEPVPDDASAQTRGIAAYLDAVRAAPDFETTILPVGSGLAVSTRV